TCCTGTTATTACAGAATTCAATATATTCTATGCCCTTATTTCAACAGCTGGGGCAGTTTTTGCCACTACTATGGCAGCATTGGTGGCTTGTTACAATGAATTGAGAGAAACACCAGCTCTTCTTTTAAGACCAAAATCACCTAAAATGGGAAAGAGGATTTTGCTTGAGAGAATAGAATTTATCTGGTCTAGATTGAAGTTTACCCAAAAAGTTACAGCTAGAAATTTATTCAGGTACAAGAAACGTTTCTTTATGACTATAGTTGGTATAAGTGGATGTACTGCTTTACTTATAGCTGGATTTGGATTGAAAGATTCCATAGTGTCCATTGCTGTTAAACAATTTGATGAAATATATAAATATCAAATGACATTAGAGCTTAAGGATGGTCTAAGCAAAGGACAAACAAATGAAGTTTTAGGTTTTTTAAAGGAAGATTCAAAGATTAAAGACTACATGCTTATGAAGGAACAAGTAGTAGATATTGGAAAAGGGGATGTAGAAAAAACTGCAAATTTGATAGTACCAGAAAATTGGGATAAAATTGACAATTTCATTATCTTGAGGAATCGAATCACGGGAGATAAAATTTCCATACCAGAAGATGGAGTAGTGTTGACAGAAAAGATGGCAAAACTTCTCAAAGTAGACGTTGGGGATGAAATATATATAAAAGTTGAAGAAGACAAAAAGGCAAAAGTGGAAATTGCAGGAATCACGGAAAATTATTCTTTCCACTATATATACATGTCACCTCATTTGTATGAAAAAGTATTTGAAAAAGATGTAGAGTTTCAAAAGATATTGGCCAAGACAACAGGTACTGACAAAGCTTTTGAAGATAAAATTTCCAAAGAAATCTTGAAATATGGAGATGTATCTTCTATAAATTTTATAACTGGTATAAGTAAAAGTTTTAAAGATATGATAGGAAGTTTGAATTATGTGGTTTTGGTTTTGATATTTTCTGCAGGAGCTTTAGCTTTTGTAGTACTGTACAATTTGACAAATATAAATATAAGTGAAAGAATCAGAGAAATTGCCACTATCAAAGTACTAGGATTTTATGATGAGGAAGTTTCCAAATATGTTTATAGAGAAAATGCCATTCTGACTATAATTGGAACAGCTGTGGGACTTGTTTTGGGAGTATTTTTACATAAGTTCATAATTCTCACGGGAGAGACAGAATTCATCATGTTTGGCAGGAAAATAAGGTTTGTAAGTTTTGTATATTCAGCCATTTTGACTATATTCTTTTCACTTTTAGTTAATTTTGTTATGTACTTTAAACTGAAGAAGATAGATATGGTAGAATCTTTAAAATCCATAGATTAAAGAAAACAGGAGAAGTTTTGATTAAGAAACTTCTCCTGTTTTTTTTGGTATTTCTATATAGAAAGAAACCCCTATTTTTTCATTTTGAGCCCAGATATGAGTATTATGCAAATTTAATATTCTCTTTACAATGACCAATCCAAGACCAAATTCGCCTTTATATCCTTTGTTGAATTCACTAAAAAGCGAACCTATTATTTCTTTTTCAATATTTGGACCATCATTCCAGAATTTAAGGAGAGTTTCTTCCTTGCTTTTTTCTTTTAATGAGATGAGTATTTGACTATTTGCATACCGAATTTGATTATCCAACAGATTTTCTATGACTACCCGCCATTGTTCTGTATCTCCTTTGATGCTTATTTGTGATAAATCTAAATCCCAATCTAATTCAGGTCTGTTTAAATACAATCTGTCTACTACATCTTTAATGAGATTGTCTAGAGCGAAAGTTTCGCTGGATAGTTCATGATTCGCTAAATAATCAAGTTTCGTCAAATAAAGCAGATTTTTTATATGCTTTTCCAACCGCTCTGCCTCCTCATCTATGATTTCTACAGAACAATCCAAATCTCCTTTTGGATAAATGCCATCCCTAATAGCTTGTGAATAGCTACGAATGACCATAACAGGAGTTTTGAGTTCATGAGATACATGCTGTAAGAAAGATTGCTGCATTTCATCTTGGTAAATCAACTGTTTTCTAAGTTTTTCTATAGACTCACCTAAATGCCCTATTTCATCTCCTCTATCCAACTTTACAGCTTCATTCCATTCGTGATTTGCAAGTTTTTCCACACGCTTTTCTAAACTTACCAGAGGATTAGACAAGTATTTAGAAAGTCCTATGGCGGGAATCCAACTTAGAACAAATACTAAAGACATGGTCAATGCCAATTTTTTAAATAAAGTCTGTACCAGATCTTGTCTATAAGAGTCCCACATATAGGAGACTAAAAAAACATCTTGCCCTAAAGATTTACCTTTGGTGATTACATAAAATATCTTTTCATTTCCTACTTTTCCACTATATCTTTGGCTGACGTTTTTTTGAACTTTTATTTCGCCTTTTACTTTATTTAAAAAGTCCATAGAAAGAGGAGAGGAAGTGATCATTTCATTTTCATTATAGACTATAAAATGATTTACAGTTCGGATGTTTTCTAAAGTTTGCCTTGAGTTTTCTAATCCATTAGACTCTAAAAAATCTATAATAGATTCAATGTCGAAACGATTAAACATCAGCCCTTGAGCATTTTCTATAGTTGCATAGATTTCCTTTGTAAAGAAATCCCTTAAAGTCAAAGGCAATAGTATAGACAACAATATTGATATACATAGAGTTATTGTAGCAAATACTATCCAAATTTGAATAGATAATGGCAAATTTTTCATTTTCATGATTTTATCATCCTATACCCATATCCATATATGGTTTCAATATTTAAAAGAGGCATTTTTTTTCTGAGTCGTCTTACTAGATCATCTACCACCCTATCTGTTCCAAAATAATCACTTCCCCAAATAGATTGAAGTATTTGTTCTCTGGAAAGGGCTAATCCTATATTTTTTGCGAAATAAACTAACAAATCAAATTCTTTAGAAGTCAAGTCTATTAGTTGATCTTCTAGTTTAACCCATCGACTATTTTCATCTATGATATAGGGAGGAATATTTTGAATTTGAAAATTAGAACCATAAGTACGTTCCAAAAGATTGCGAGTTCTTATGACTAGTTCCCTAGGTAAAAATGGTTTAGGTAAATAATCGTCACTACCAAGTTCTAAACCTAAAACTCTATCTATATCAGCATCTCTTGCAGAAATAAATATTACAGGAATATTTGGATTGCTTAATTTTATTTCCTGTAAAAGCTGATACCCATCTATATCTGGTAG
This window of the Sporanaerobacter acetigenes DSM 13106 genome carries:
- a CDS encoding sensor histidine kinase, encoding MKMKNLPLSIQIWIVFATITLCISILLSILLPLTLRDFFTKEIYATIENAQGLMFNRFDIESIIDFLESNGLENSRQTLENIRTVNHFIVYNENEMITSSPLSMDFLNKVKGEIKVQKNVSQRYSGKVGNEKIFYVITKGKSLGQDVFLVSYMWDSYRQDLVQTLFKKLALTMSLVFVLSWIPAIGLSKYLSNPLVSLEKRVEKLANHEWNEAVKLDRGDEIGHLGESIEKLRKQLIYQDEMQQSFLQHVSHELKTPVMVIRSYSQAIRDGIYPKGDLDCSVEIIDEEAERLEKHIKNLLYLTKLDYLANHELSSETFALDNLIKDVVDRLYLNRPELDWDLDLSQISIKGDTEQWRVVIENLLDNQIRYANSQILISLKEKSKEETLLKFWNDGPNIEKEIIGSLFSEFNKGYKGEFGLGLVIVKRILNLHNTHIWAQNEKIGVSFYIEIPKKTGEVS
- a CDS encoding response regulator transcription factor, translated to MGFKIYLVEDDKNLNLVLTSYLEKENWQISSFFTGEEAKKAMSTPPDLWILDIMLPDIDGYQLLQEIKLSNPNIPVIFISARDADIDRVLGLELGSDDYLPKPFLPRELVIRTRNLLERTYGSNFQIQNIPPYIIDENSRWVKLEDQLIDLTSKEFDLLVYFAKNIGLALSREQILQSIWGSDYFGTDRVVDDLVRRLRKKMPLLNIETIYGYGYRMIKS